The following are encoded together in the Theileria orientalis strain Shintoku DNA, chromosome 1, complete genome genome:
- a CDS encoding uncharacterized protein (EGF-like, type 3 domain containing protein), giving the protein MFSFNVKLSSSFLFLLICLCNINVVLCDEECDDDHKCHRDSKCIKVSLGQNNYNLCVCNPGFTGWDCSTPLDYCNKHCRPFQRGISCKHTLCNQGQCINLDSHPYYKCDCGAFYKGDNCEIEDNPCSYERNNPCGHGDCEFIPGVNQINCKCHPGWTTNPNQTNTKYTWNGVEVHMTPACLGTK; this is encoded by the exons ATGTTTTCatttaatgttaaattatcgtcgtcatttttatttttgttaatttgtcTGTGTAACATAAATGTTGTTCTTTGTGATGAGGAATGTGACGATGATCACAAGTGTCATCGAGATTCCAAGTGTATAAAAGTGTCTTTAGGCCAAAATAACTATAATTTGTGCGTCTGTAACCCCGGATTTACTGGCTGGGACTGTTCTACACCCTTAGATTATTGCAATAAGCACTGTAGGCCCTTTCAGAGAGGCATTTCATGCAAACACACCTTATGCAATCAAG GCCAGTGTATTAATCTAGATTCACATCCCTATTATAAATGTGACTGCGGAGCGTTTTATAAAGGAGATAACTGTGAAATAGAAGACAATCCCTGTAGCTACGAGAGGAACAACCCCTGCGGCCACGGAGATTGTGAATTTATACCAGGAGTAAATCAAATTAACTGTAAATGCCATCCTGGTTGGACAACAAATCCGAACCAGACAAACACGAAATACACCTGGAATGGTGTAGAGGTTCATATGACTCCAGCGTGTTTAGGTACAAAGTAG
- a CDS encoding uncharacterized protein (GCN5-related N-acetyltransferase domain containing protein), with amino-acid sequence MDSYEEYLEVRPITELVSRSNMYHSEDYIASMISNPLYYPFVVKFVPKNDQKPKIVAYFEIYILPHLGRMFDSRLERVIVTPEYRNLGIFNYLITFAIDFCKSTLKCNRIDLICENPVAMRVYERFEFEKVDTTLYRKYL; translated from the coding sequence ATGGACTCGTATGAAGAATACTTAGAGGTCAGGCCAATTACGGAACTTGTTTCAAGATCTAATATGTACCACTCAGAAGATTATATTGCCTCAATGATATCAAACCCTCTATATTACCCATTCGTAGTAAAGTTTGTTCCAAAAAATGATCAAAAACCAAAAATTGTGGCTTACtttgaaatatatatattgcCTCACCTGGGAAGAATGTTTGATTCTCGTCTAGAAAGAGTTATTGTGACCCCGGAATACAGAAACCTTGGAATATTCAATTACTTAATTACATTCGCTATCGATTTTTGCAAATCGACCCTAAAGTGTAACAGAATAGACTTAATATGCGAAAATCCAGTTGCTATGCGTGTTTACGAACGTTTCGAATTTGAGAAGGTTGATACGACCTTGTACAGAAAATATCTATAA